A stretch of the Pseudobacteriovorax antillogorgiicola genome encodes the following:
- the gpmI gene encoding 2,3-bisphosphoglycerate-independent phosphoglycerate mutase, translating into MGRTKRRILTVVMDGVGVRDSDYGNAVKLARTPFLDRLKDRALYRTLKAHGTYVGLPSDGDIGNSEVGHNALGAGKIYDQGAKLVANGIQDRTMFDGEVWRSMMAQVKEASSTLHMIGLLSDGNVHAHQDHVHAMLEEAKKAGVKKVRLHVLLDGRDVGEKTAETYIDRLEEKMSAITASDFDVKVASGGGRMTTTMDRYEADWSMVERGWHAHVLGKADQQFPSLPKAIEYFRSETDTIDQYLPPFVIVEDGKPVGTIEDDDAVIFWNFRGDRAIEISRAFTEDDLDSFDRVRFPKVNYAGMMEYDGDLHIPSQYLVQPPAIDGTLGASLVSQGVTQFACSETQKFGHVTYFWNGNRSGYFDKSIEEYVEIKSDNIPFDLKPWMKAAEITDETVQRLMKGSFDVGRINYANGDMVGHTGNLEASIIAMATVDLQIGRLMKACDKTDTILMVTADHGNCDEMFDTKDQSSTDPKWLLNLDQNRPKAKTSHTLNEVPLYIYDPKGVSDYELHTNNQASIGNVASTILSLAGLPEQDEYLPSLLKVKS; encoded by the coding sequence GTGGGACGTACAAAACGTAGAATTTTAACAGTGGTCATGGACGGAGTTGGCGTTCGAGATAGCGACTACGGTAATGCAGTGAAGCTAGCGCGCACACCATTTCTTGATCGCCTCAAAGACCGTGCTCTTTACCGTACCTTAAAAGCTCATGGCACCTATGTGGGTCTGCCCAGTGACGGGGATATAGGTAATAGCGAAGTTGGTCATAATGCCTTAGGAGCTGGCAAGATCTATGATCAGGGTGCCAAGCTTGTAGCGAACGGCATTCAAGATCGTACGATGTTTGATGGAGAAGTCTGGCGGAGTATGATGGCCCAGGTGAAAGAAGCTTCGTCTACCCTCCACATGATAGGTCTGCTATCCGATGGCAATGTTCATGCGCATCAAGATCATGTTCACGCCATGCTTGAGGAAGCTAAAAAGGCAGGGGTAAAGAAAGTCAGGCTTCATGTCCTACTAGACGGTCGGGATGTGGGAGAGAAAACTGCCGAAACCTATATTGATCGCCTGGAAGAAAAGATGTCAGCCATTACAGCGAGTGACTTTGATGTCAAGGTAGCCTCTGGGGGTGGCCGAATGACCACGACAATGGACCGCTACGAAGCGGATTGGTCCATGGTGGAAAGAGGTTGGCATGCCCATGTTCTTGGTAAGGCCGACCAGCAGTTCCCGTCATTGCCTAAGGCGATTGAATATTTTAGGTCTGAAACTGATACAATCGATCAATATCTTCCGCCCTTCGTGATAGTAGAAGATGGCAAACCCGTTGGGACGATTGAGGATGACGATGCGGTTATTTTCTGGAATTTTCGTGGTGATCGAGCCATAGAGATCTCTCGGGCATTTACCGAGGATGATTTGGATAGCTTCGATCGGGTGCGGTTCCCGAAAGTGAACTACGCTGGGATGATGGAGTATGATGGCGACCTGCACATTCCTTCGCAGTATCTCGTTCAGCCTCCTGCTATTGATGGAACTTTAGGGGCATCCTTAGTGAGTCAAGGAGTAACCCAGTTTGCCTGTAGCGAGACTCAAAAGTTTGGTCATGTAACTTATTTCTGGAATGGTAATCGCTCCGGCTACTTCGATAAGTCCATCGAAGAGTATGTGGAAATTAAGTCAGATAATATTCCTTTCGACCTAAAACCGTGGATGAAGGCAGCAGAAATCACCGATGAAACCGTCCAACGCTTGATGAAGGGCTCCTTCGATGTAGGGCGTATTAATTATGCCAACGGTGATATGGTAGGACATACAGGCAACCTAGAAGCCAGCATCATTGCAATGGCTACTGTCGACTTACAAATTGGTCGGCTGATGAAGGCCTGCGACAAGACGGATACGATACTTATGGTCACCGCAGATCATGGAAACTGTGATGAGATGTTTGATACCAAGGATCAAAGCTCAACAGATCCAAAGTGGCTACTTAATCTAGACCAGAATCGACCCAAGGCAAAGACTTCTCATACCCTCAATGAAGTGCCGCTCTATATCTACGACCCCAAAGGTGTTTCGGACTACGAGCTTCACACAAATAACCAGGCGTCCATTGGCAACGTTGCCTCCACAATATTGAGTCTGGCAGGCCTTCCAGAGCAAGATGAGTACCTACCAAGTCTCCTCAAGGTGAAATCATGA
- the dtd gene encoding D-aminoacyl-tRNA deacylase translates to MRAVVQRVKEASVTVEGKTVGSIAQGLLVFLGIGQDDKQSDIAYIRDKVVNLRIFNDDHGNMNLSAADLGAEILLVSQFTLYGDCRKGRRPSFNQSAPIVSAKEIYEASVTEFKASGLKIETGRFQAHMNIASINDGPVTIMLDSQKLF, encoded by the coding sequence ATGAGAGCAGTCGTTCAAAGAGTCAAAGAGGCATCTGTGACCGTCGAGGGAAAAACGGTTGGGTCCATTGCACAAGGATTGCTGGTCTTTTTAGGTATTGGCCAGGATGACAAGCAATCAGACATTGCATACATCCGAGATAAAGTGGTTAATCTTCGGATTTTCAATGATGATCACGGCAATATGAACCTTAGCGCCGCCGACCTAGGAGCTGAAATTCTGCTAGTGAGTCAATTCACTCTGTATGGGGATTGTCGGAAAGGAAGACGCCCCAGCTTCAATCAATCAGCACCTATTGTAAGTGCCAAAGAAATCTATGAAGCTTCTGTTACTGAGTTTAAAGCAAGTGGCTTGAAGATCGAAACTGGTCGATTCCAGGCCCACATGAACATCGCATCGATCAATGACGGCCCTGTAACAATTATGCTCGATAGCCAAAAGCTTTTCTAG
- a CDS encoding DHH family phosphoesterase codes for MKLGTSIDNKIKEKEAELIKLKKKVKAQQELDGDDQDLLEEDDSTAGDKSSAFDSKTAELIATLDTARGKRLLICIKGYPDPDNIATSLALSYMAQAFDIQSTIVHFEQISHHENRALVKKLDLDIEEYSDQFDYSSYDYYAINDSQNTDLPIKIPETCELLVFVDHHKRLGTVKGHFVDIREGSGSTSAIYGEYLQEPVFNFSGDTSEESKIATALMHGVRSDTDNFVNATPIDYKASEFLSRFVDKDLLSLISRQSIPAKTMDLTQIALQRKDIRGTFMFSGVGYVREEDRDGIGQCADYMLNREGIDTVVVYGVVGGEFVDGSLRTKSHVLDPDKWIKDVFGMDQHGVYYGGGRKDKGGFQIPLGVFGKCSDRELLWILIKKTIDELFYNKIGVEDSESSTD; via the coding sequence ATGAAATTGGGAACTTCAATCGACAACAAGATCAAAGAAAAAGAGGCTGAGTTGATCAAGCTCAAGAAAAAGGTGAAAGCCCAACAAGAACTTGATGGAGACGACCAAGACTTGCTCGAAGAAGATGACAGCACCGCCGGAGATAAATCTAGCGCCTTTGATTCAAAAACAGCTGAGTTGATTGCAACTCTCGATACGGCGAGGGGAAAAAGACTCTTGATCTGCATCAAGGGCTACCCTGATCCTGATAATATTGCGACATCTTTGGCTCTTAGCTATATGGCTCAAGCGTTCGATATTCAGTCGACCATCGTTCATTTCGAGCAAATCTCCCACCATGAGAACCGGGCTTTGGTAAAGAAGCTCGACCTAGATATCGAGGAGTACTCCGATCAGTTCGACTATTCGAGCTACGATTACTATGCCATCAACGACTCCCAAAACACTGACCTCCCCATTAAGATCCCTGAGACTTGTGAGCTCTTAGTTTTCGTAGACCATCACAAGCGTTTAGGTACAGTCAAAGGTCATTTTGTGGATATCCGAGAGGGGTCTGGCTCCACATCCGCGATCTATGGAGAATATCTGCAAGAGCCAGTCTTTAATTTTTCTGGGGATACCAGTGAAGAATCAAAGATCGCAACAGCATTGATGCATGGTGTGCGGTCGGATACGGATAATTTTGTGAACGCAACGCCAATTGACTATAAAGCGAGTGAATTTTTATCACGCTTTGTAGATAAAGACTTACTGTCTTTGATTTCTCGTCAATCCATTCCGGCCAAGACTATGGATTTGACTCAAATAGCGCTTCAACGAAAAGACATTCGCGGCACCTTCATGTTCTCGGGTGTCGGTTATGTTCGTGAAGAAGATCGCGATGGCATTGGCCAGTGTGCTGACTACATGCTCAATCGTGAGGGAATCGACACGGTTGTTGTTTACGGCGTTGTCGGCGGTGAGTTCGTCGACGGCTCGCTACGCACCAAGTCTCACGTCCTGGACCCCGATAAGTGGATCAAGGATGTTTTTGGGATGGATCAACATGGTGTGTATTATGGGGGTGGTCGTAAGGATAAGGGAGGATTTCAGATTCCTCTTGGAGTCTTTGGTAAATGCTCCGATCGGGAGCTGCTCTGGATTCTTATCAAAAAGACCATAGACGAACTGTTCTATAACAAGATTGGTGTGGAAGATTCAGAATCTTCCACTGACTAA
- a CDS encoding DUF790 family protein, producing the protein MLTKAHLKYTSRSGSVYPKYVSPTDAKVLEDIDALTSVYSAAIGQSTVDIEGKLKKAGKSALADGLRKLLEERCEFSDEGFADLEAQRWQYIEAAKALRLEGGMSRQDFQDSLSRSWGVSFAEAKASLYGDLPYKKLITKFEPYDPKDLVHRFNCAQIQGLLMQAKEIKVVVDDPDLVKRRRLFQKVKFHGLIASLDSDINDKSLRFVIGGPMSIFEGSHTYGSRLANFFPYLLHMKAWQLEAQLKLNQKALVLKCDSKKKIKSHYKDLAGYIPDDLQGFLKGLNDSKALSEKGWKAMASENFINLGGQNYCFPDITLVHKSGSKRHIEIFHRWHQSQLQRRLGDAKSFSQLDLVLAVPKKLVEKLGIKQQLQSLDSSLNSVIEYSTFPTVRAVLAYLDSHGKVL; encoded by the coding sequence ATGCTTACCAAAGCTCATCTGAAGTACACAAGCCGTAGTGGTTCAGTATATCCAAAGTATGTGTCACCTACAGACGCTAAAGTCCTTGAGGATATCGACGCGTTGACTTCGGTCTATAGTGCAGCCATCGGTCAGTCCACTGTCGACATTGAAGGCAAGTTGAAGAAGGCGGGAAAGTCTGCTCTGGCAGACGGATTACGCAAGCTACTTGAGGAGCGATGCGAGTTTTCAGACGAAGGCTTTGCGGATTTGGAGGCGCAACGCTGGCAATATATTGAGGCTGCCAAAGCTCTCCGTTTAGAAGGCGGGATGAGCCGTCAAGATTTTCAGGACAGCCTGTCTCGATCCTGGGGAGTTTCCTTTGCAGAAGCTAAGGCCAGCTTGTATGGGGATCTTCCATACAAAAAATTAATTACAAAATTCGAGCCCTACGATCCCAAAGACTTGGTTCACAGATTCAACTGTGCACAGATCCAAGGGCTTCTCATGCAGGCGAAGGAAATCAAGGTTGTTGTCGATGATCCCGATCTTGTTAAGCGGCGTAGATTGTTTCAGAAAGTAAAGTTTCATGGTCTCATCGCCAGCTTAGATAGCGACATCAACGACAAGAGCTTGCGGTTTGTGATTGGTGGCCCCATGTCGATCTTCGAGGGCAGCCATACCTATGGCAGTAGGTTGGCTAACTTCTTCCCCTACCTTCTTCATATGAAAGCTTGGCAACTGGAAGCGCAACTCAAACTAAATCAAAAAGCGCTTGTCCTTAAGTGCGACTCGAAAAAGAAGATCAAATCTCACTACAAGGATCTTGCTGGATATATCCCTGATGATTTACAGGGTTTCTTGAAGGGTCTCAACGATAGTAAAGCCCTGTCAGAGAAGGGCTGGAAAGCGATGGCCTCTGAAAACTTTATCAATCTTGGGGGGCAGAACTACTGCTTTCCTGACATAACTCTCGTCCATAAGTCGGGGTCAAAAAGACATATTGAGATCTTCCATCGCTGGCATCAATCTCAATTGCAGCGAAGACTCGGTGATGCTAAGTCGTTCTCTCAGCTCGATCTGGTGCTAGCTGTGCCAAAAAAGTTAGTAGAAAAGCTGGGGATAAAGCAACAATTACAGAGTCTTGACAGCAGCCTCAATTCGGTCATTGAATACAGCACGTTCCCGACGGTTCGGGCAGTATTAGCCTACCTGGATAGCCATGGCAAAGTGCTATAA
- a CDS encoding DEAD/DEAH box helicase, translating into MTQNPKIEYDDGTLVIGNLPEELRNEVEHIVFDQRTKQWRSPAYQYRDIVYQAFQKKIPLEDRARAYDKLDLSLQQRIIPRDHQKKALESWESHGGKGVVCLPTGAGKTILAVLAMAKIKRPTLVVVPTIDLLHQWQKTLSVFFSVPIGSLGGGDRDIQTITVSTYDSAYLMIDQLSCQFGFVVFDECHHLPSPQYQMIARSAIAPFRLGLSATVERPDGKEEIIYELLGDLVYEGMISSMVADVLSPYDVVSIEIDMTDEEREEYKKHRKVYTDFLRRAGVNFSSPGGWQEFIRKSARMPGGQEAMDSYRKQKQLSQGSEGKVDELWNLFQYHRGDRIIVFTNDNALAYRIGEEYILPVLTHQTKPKERKRMLSSFRSGELDILVTSKVLNEGVDVPEASVGIVVSGSGAVREHVQRLGRILRHQEGKRAVLYELISKDTSEKYVNQRRRMHHAYQSSSEVHKP; encoded by the coding sequence ATGACACAGAATCCGAAAATCGAGTATGACGACGGCACTCTGGTAATTGGCAATCTTCCCGAAGAGCTTCGGAATGAAGTGGAACACATTGTTTTTGATCAGAGAACCAAGCAGTGGCGTAGCCCAGCTTATCAATATCGTGATATCGTCTATCAAGCCTTTCAGAAAAAAATTCCATTGGAAGATCGCGCCCGCGCTTACGATAAACTTGATTTGAGCCTGCAGCAGCGGATCATTCCTCGTGACCATCAGAAGAAGGCTTTGGAAAGCTGGGAAAGCCATGGTGGCAAAGGGGTTGTATGTCTCCCAACGGGGGCGGGTAAGACGATCCTCGCTGTGCTAGCGATGGCAAAAATTAAACGACCTACCTTAGTTGTCGTTCCAACGATTGATCTCCTGCATCAGTGGCAGAAGACTTTGTCGGTATTTTTCTCTGTGCCCATCGGTTCGTTGGGAGGAGGAGATCGGGACATCCAGACTATAACAGTCTCCACTTATGATTCAGCTTATCTGATGATCGATCAGCTAAGTTGTCAGTTTGGGTTTGTTGTTTTTGATGAGTGCCATCACCTGCCTTCGCCTCAGTATCAGATGATCGCACGCTCAGCTATAGCGCCATTCAGGCTTGGTCTATCCGCAACTGTGGAGCGTCCTGATGGTAAAGAAGAGATTATCTATGAGCTGCTAGGGGACCTAGTCTATGAGGGTATGATCAGTTCTATGGTGGCAGATGTTTTGTCTCCATACGATGTTGTTAGTATCGAGATTGATATGACCGACGAGGAGCGTGAAGAGTATAAGAAGCATCGTAAAGTATATACCGACTTCTTGCGACGCGCGGGGGTAAACTTCTCATCTCCAGGAGGTTGGCAGGAATTCATCCGAAAAAGTGCTCGGATGCCTGGTGGGCAGGAGGCGATGGACTCTTATCGCAAACAGAAACAGCTTTCCCAGGGGTCTGAGGGCAAGGTCGATGAGTTGTGGAATCTATTTCAATACCACAGAGGTGATCGCATCATTGTCTTCACCAATGATAACGCCTTAGCCTACCGCATTGGTGAGGAGTATATTCTGCCTGTTCTAACCCATCAAACCAAGCCCAAGGAGAGAAAGCGGATGCTTAGCTCATTTCGGTCTGGTGAATTAGATATTCTTGTGACTTCAAAAGTTCTCAATGAAGGTGTGGATGTTCCTGAGGCTAGTGTTGGGATTGTGGTATCGGGGAGTGGTGCGGTTCGCGAGCATGTGCAACGCTTGGGCCGAATTCTACGTCACCAGGAGGGCAAAAGAGCGGTGCTCTATGAGTTGATATCGAAAGATACGAGTGAGAAATATGTGAACCAAAGAAGGCGGATGCACCATGCTTACCAAAGCTCATCTGAAGTACACAAGCCGTAG
- the uppP gene encoding undecaprenyl-diphosphatase UppP, with protein MDISALIYALILGVVQGITEFLPVSSSAHLIIVSWFFQGDTLPLSLNVALHIGTLVAVLIYFKKDWWAIADGVLKAATKKEKSFSSHVLLPGMIIGSIPAGVIGLLWKDEIERFFHNPGFVVYPLAIVGVALWLVDLKVPAKRSLQDLSIRDGFLVGLAQACALIPGTSRSGATILGGRLLGFDRESAARFSFLLGTPAMLGAALLEAKNISQSLSDPVFYIGFVTSIIVGILSIHFLLEFVKRFGLAAFAIYRVILAISLFFLVN; from the coding sequence GTGGATATTTCAGCACTTATTTATGCTTTGATCTTGGGAGTTGTCCAAGGGATCACAGAGTTTTTGCCGGTTTCAAGTTCTGCTCACTTGATCATTGTGTCTTGGTTCTTTCAAGGGGACACCTTGCCCCTGAGCTTGAATGTAGCCCTTCATATTGGAACCTTGGTTGCGGTTCTGATCTATTTTAAGAAGGATTGGTGGGCGATCGCGGACGGTGTGCTGAAAGCTGCCACCAAGAAGGAAAAGTCCTTTTCAAGCCATGTCTTGCTACCTGGTATGATCATAGGTTCCATTCCTGCGGGAGTGATCGGCCTCTTGTGGAAAGACGAGATTGAAAGATTTTTTCACAACCCAGGCTTTGTCGTTTACCCCCTTGCTATTGTGGGTGTCGCTCTATGGCTTGTAGACCTAAAGGTGCCTGCAAAACGATCTCTGCAAGATCTTTCGATTCGCGATGGCTTTCTGGTGGGGCTAGCCCAAGCCTGTGCCTTGATTCCGGGGACTTCTCGAAGCGGGGCTACGATTTTAGGGGGGCGATTGCTAGGCTTTGATCGGGAGAGCGCCGCACGTTTTTCCTTTCTGCTCGGTACGCCAGCCATGCTTGGTGCAGCTCTTCTTGAGGCTAAGAATATTAGTCAAAGCCTCTCTGACCCGGTTTTTTACATCGGCTTTGTCACCTCGATCATTGTTGGCATCCTCTCGATCCACTTTCTTTTGGAATTTGTAAAGCGATTTGGGCTCGCTGCATTTGCGATTTATCGAGTAATTCTAGCTATCTCTCTGTTTTTCTTGGTCAACTAG
- the ruvB gene encoding Holliday junction branch migration DNA helicase RuvB, whose translation MTAEIERVILSPVADEPESQESEVISGPSLRPQLFDDYPGQEAVKENLRVYVQAARKRQTPLDHSIFHGPPGLGKTTLAKIVANELGAPFYQTSGPSIDKPGDLAGILAGIEPGGVLFVDEIHRLPITVEEVLYSAMEDFCVDILVGQGPATRTVRMPINPFTLIGATTRIASISAPLISRFGIQEHLDFYSESSLAKILMRSASIWDIPLAEDGAMELAHRSRGTPRIANRLLRRVRDFADFHSVSELHRDIVDLTLSRLDIDQQGLDRMDRRILYTIRDRYRGGPVGIETLAATVGEERTTIEDVYEPYLTHKGLIQRGPRGRELSEEAINHLENCDQHQSLSR comes from the coding sequence ATGACAGCAGAGATCGAGCGAGTGATCCTATCTCCCGTCGCTGATGAACCTGAGTCTCAGGAGTCAGAAGTTATTTCAGGGCCAAGCCTTCGGCCTCAATTATTTGATGATTATCCCGGTCAGGAAGCCGTGAAAGAGAACCTGCGGGTCTATGTTCAGGCAGCGAGAAAGCGCCAAACGCCCTTAGATCATAGTATTTTTCATGGCCCCCCCGGTCTGGGCAAGACTACGCTGGCGAAAATTGTCGCTAATGAGTTGGGTGCACCGTTTTATCAGACAAGTGGGCCTTCGATCGATAAACCAGGAGATCTAGCTGGGATTCTCGCTGGGATTGAGCCGGGGGGAGTATTATTTGTTGATGAGATCCACCGTTTGCCTATTACTGTTGAAGAAGTTCTCTACTCCGCCATGGAAGACTTCTGCGTTGATATTTTGGTCGGTCAGGGACCAGCCACAAGAACCGTGCGGATGCCGATCAACCCATTTACGTTGATTGGCGCAACAACACGGATCGCAAGCATTTCTGCGCCATTAATTAGTCGATTTGGCATTCAAGAGCACCTCGACTTCTACTCTGAGTCGTCTCTTGCCAAGATTCTTATGAGAAGCGCCAGTATCTGGGACATCCCACTAGCGGAAGATGGAGCTATGGAATTGGCCCATCGATCGCGGGGTACACCTCGGATTGCCAATCGACTACTTCGAAGGGTCCGTGATTTTGCAGACTTTCATAGCGTAAGTGAGCTGCATCGGGATATCGTCGATCTGACCCTGTCTCGCTTGGACATCGATCAACAGGGGCTTGATCGTATGGATCGGCGTATACTCTATACTATTCGAGACCGCTATCGAGGTGGTCCGGTTGGTATCGAGACATTGGCTGCTACGGTGGGCGAGGAGCGTACCACCATTGAAGATGTCTATGAGCCTTACCTTACCCATAAAGGGCTTATTCAACGAGGGCCTCGGGGCCGAGAGCTGTCTGAAGAAGCTATCAATCACCTAGAAAACTGTGATCAACACCAATCCCTATCGAGGTGA
- the ruvA gene encoding Holliday junction branch migration protein RuvA, producing the protein MYIEKLSGVYDTQLPTGIILNVNGVGYGLEMPLSSMCELPPLGKSVTLWTYTYVREDSIKLFGFLRYEDRVSFEVMLSLSGVGPKVALATLSTLSIAAIRRAIQYNDPKILVAVPGVGPRLAEKILIELKPKLEKLSNVASFGFDDGAMRMDEADFDHIHPEERFEARDAQTQILDDVRSALENLGFKDKAIDPIIKSIQKKADVTSFQDVMKHALKLLTDQGQKDPKKGSVRAPSASLDRELF; encoded by the coding sequence ATGTATATTGAAAAACTTTCGGGAGTCTATGACACCCAGCTACCCACTGGCATTATCCTCAATGTCAATGGGGTTGGTTATGGCCTAGAAATGCCCTTGTCTTCTATGTGCGAACTCCCTCCACTAGGCAAGTCAGTTACACTTTGGACTTATACCTATGTGCGAGAAGATAGTATTAAGTTGTTTGGCTTTTTACGCTACGAAGATCGGGTGTCTTTCGAAGTGATGCTTAGCCTGAGTGGTGTTGGACCAAAAGTGGCTCTGGCAACGCTTTCGACTTTGAGTATTGCTGCGATTAGACGAGCGATTCAATATAACGATCCCAAAATCTTGGTTGCTGTTCCTGGTGTAGGGCCTAGGCTTGCCGAAAAGATCTTAATCGAACTCAAGCCAAAGCTAGAGAAACTTAGCAACGTGGCATCGTTCGGCTTTGATGACGGTGCTATGCGGATGGATGAAGCAGACTTCGATCACATACACCCCGAAGAGCGATTTGAAGCTAGGGATGCCCAAACTCAAATCCTAGATGATGTGCGTTCGGCATTGGAAAACCTTGGTTTTAAGGATAAGGCCATCGATCCGATCATCAAGTCGATCCAGAAAAAAGCTGATGTTACCAGCTTTCAGGATGTGATGAAGCATGCTTTAAAACTTCTCACCGACCAAGGCCAAAAAGACCCCAAAAAAGGTTCTGTGCGGGCACCGAGTGCTAGTCTTGACCGGGAACTATTTTAG
- a CDS encoding HAMP domain-containing protein, translating into MNQTNDRKKQKRLYLVNRDFQMRYAGAAVVVGLLSTALTTTLILFPLYQFEILRIPRFLPLPVMVIMGMAAVINVALVGLLAIFITHKIAGPMYSLVRHFRSVEEGGVWTGNMRLRDGDDLRYVVRNFNGMMDAITSRLHADLAVLDEISQDIQGNELNAEEKLEKTLQAVNDLGSDIRSRLPKGDANPIAS; encoded by the coding sequence ATGAATCAAACGAATGACCGAAAAAAACAAAAGCGGCTTTATCTGGTTAACCGTGACTTCCAGATGCGTTATGCAGGTGCGGCCGTAGTGGTAGGATTACTGTCGACCGCTCTAACGACGACGTTGATCTTATTTCCCCTTTATCAATTTGAAATCCTGAGAATTCCAAGGTTTCTACCGCTGCCTGTTATGGTGATTATGGGGATGGCTGCAGTCATCAATGTGGCGTTGGTTGGCTTGCTGGCAATTTTCATCACCCATAAGATTGCTGGACCCATGTATAGCTTAGTACGACATTTTCGAAGTGTTGAAGAAGGCGGGGTTTGGACGGGAAATATGAGACTGAGGGATGGAGATGATCTTCGTTACGTAGTGCGCAACTTCAACGGTATGATGGATGCTATCACCAGCCGTCTTCATGCTGATCTTGCGGTTTTGGATGAGATTAGCCAGGATATTCAGGGCAACGAGCTTAATGCTGAAGAAAAACTTGAAAAAACCCTCCAAGCTGTTAACGATCTGGGGTCGGATATTCGATCACGGCTGCCCAAAGGCGACGCGAACCCCATAGCGAGCTAG
- the metK gene encoding methionine adenosyltransferase, which produces MTSENKNYLFTSESVSEGHPDKVADQISDAILDALLEQDKHSRVAVETLVKTGLVVIAGEVTTKAVVDYAAIARKVIEEIGYNDGSLGFDAKSCGVITALDQQSPDISMGVTAGEGLHEEQGAGDQGMMFGYASNETPEFMPATISYAHRLLQKLSEHRQAKTVDYLRPDAKSQVTAEYKDGKLARIDAVVISTQHTEDVEHAELKQFVIEQVIKKVVPAELLDDQTKYHINPTGRFVIGGPQGDCGLTGRKIIVDTYGGHGAHGGGAFSGKDPTKVDRSAAYMGRYIAKNIVAAGLADNCLVQLAYAIGVPDPVSVYVNTYGTGKASDLKIAEAVRECFNLTPKGIVETFDLLRPIYKPSASYGHFGRDQFPWEKTDKVAALKKLV; this is translated from the coding sequence ATGACCAGCGAAAATAAAAACTATCTATTTACTTCTGAATCCGTGAGTGAAGGCCATCCAGATAAAGTTGCAGACCAGATTAGTGACGCGATTCTTGATGCGCTCCTAGAGCAAGACAAGCATTCTCGTGTAGCTGTTGAGACCCTTGTCAAAACAGGGCTTGTGGTGATCGCTGGTGAAGTTACAACTAAAGCCGTTGTAGATTATGCCGCTATCGCCCGTAAGGTTATCGAAGAAATCGGTTACAACGATGGTTCTCTTGGCTTTGATGCTAAAAGCTGCGGTGTGATTACGGCTCTTGATCAGCAGTCTCCCGATATTTCTATGGGTGTTACAGCAGGAGAAGGCTTACATGAAGAGCAAGGTGCCGGTGACCAGGGTATGATGTTTGGTTACGCTAGTAACGAAACCCCTGAGTTCATGCCAGCCACTATCAGCTATGCGCATAGACTCCTACAAAAGCTTTCCGAGCATCGCCAAGCAAAAACCGTTGACTACTTGCGACCTGATGCGAAGAGCCAGGTGACCGCTGAATATAAGGATGGCAAGCTTGCGCGAATTGACGCTGTTGTAATCTCTACTCAGCACACAGAAGATGTTGAGCATGCTGAGCTTAAGCAGTTCGTTATTGAGCAAGTGATTAAAAAAGTCGTTCCTGCTGAGTTGCTGGATGATCAAACCAAGTATCATATCAACCCAACGGGCCGGTTCGTGATTGGTGGACCTCAGGGTGACTGTGGTTTGACGGGTCGTAAGATCATCGTCGATACCTACGGCGGCCACGGTGCCCATGGTGGGGGTGCATTCTCTGGAAAAGATCCCACTAAAGTGGATCGCTCTGCGGCTTACATGGGGCGTTACATCGCCAAGAATATTGTTGCGGCAGGTCTTGCAGATAACTGCCTCGTGCAGTTGGCCTATGCGATTGGTGTTCCAGATCCAGTAAGTGTTTATGTGAATACCTACGGTACAGGTAAGGCTTCTGATCTAAAAATCGCAGAGGCGGTTCGTGAGTGCTTCAACTTAACTCCGAAGGGTATTGTAGAAACTTTCGACCTTCTTCGTCCTATCTACAAGCCATCGGCTTCTTACGGACACTTCGGTCGTGATCAGTTCCCTTGGGAAAAAACAGATAAGGTTGCTGCCCTGAAAAAGCTTGTATAA